The Thermodesulfobacteriota bacterium genome contains the following window.
CCCATCACTGTATTCGGACTACTAATATTCTTTTTAATACTTGCAGTAGCCGCATTAAAATTTGAATTTTTTAAGCCGGAGGTGCGCATTGCACCTGATGTTAACCGCGTAGGCACGGAAAAGACCATAACTATTACCGCTAAAGACAGGCTGAGCGGACTCAGGGAAATAGAGGTAACCCTTCTCCAGGGAGGTAAAAAGGTAGAAATGGCAAGGCAGTCTTTTCCCAGAGGAGGCCTGCTTTTGAGAGGAAACGTAAAAAGACACTCTACGCCTGTAACGCTTCGCCCTCTTGGCGCGGGGCTGGTTAATGGTGAGGCCGTTCTCCGGGTATCGGTCCGGGATTATTCATGGTGGGGGTGGTTTTCAGGCAACAGGCGCATCATAGATAAAAAGGTCTCCATTGACAGCAGGCCGCCTGACGTTTATGCCCTGAGCACCGCCCATAATATCAACCTGGGGGGCAGCGGGCTCGTTGTCTATCAGGCAGAGAATGATGTTCCGGTGAGCGGTGTCTATGTAGGCCGGAAATTCTATCGCGGGTATCCAAAACCGGAAGGCCCTAAAGGGGTTTATGTGGCCTATTTCGCCTTGCCGTGGGACGCACCGGCCGATGTTCCCCTATACCTTGCCGCTCGCGACGAGGCCGGCAATACGGCACGGGTGCCCTTTACGTATCGTATAAAAACCCGCCGGTTCAGGGCAGATAATATCGCTCTCTCTCCGGCCTTTCTGCAGACCAAGATGCCGGAGCTTATGCAACATTATCCAGACCTTAAGGGGAGCCATGAAGAGGTCTTTGTGCAGGTTAACCACAAAATCAGGGTTGAAAATGACCGCAAAGTAGCGGAGATCTGTTCCCGTTCTGAGGCCGGGCCGCTCTGGACCGGGGCATTTCTGCGTATGCAAAACGCAGCGCCCATGGGCCTCTTTGCCGATCAGCGTATCTACACCTACAACGGGCAGGAAATAGACCGTGCTGTCCATCTGGGTATTGATTTGGCCTCAAACGAACGGGCGCCCATCCAGGCCGCCAATACCGGCAAGATTATCTTTACCGGATACCTCGGTATTTACGGGAATACCGTTATCATGGACCACGGGCAGGGGATCTTCAGCCTGTATGCCCACTTAAGCAGCATCAATGTCGCTCCCGGGCAAATGGTGGAAAAGGGGATGGTGTTGGGCTGCTCAGGTTCTACCGGTCTGGCCGGCGGCGACCACCTCCACTTTTCCATGCTGGTAGGCGGGACATTTGTCAATCCGGTCGAGTGGTGGGATGAACACTGGATCCAGGATAATGTCACCTTGAAATTATCCAACTGAGCAACCTAGACGGCTTCATAAAAAGCCTATTTCACCGCTGAGTACGCAGAGTGCGCAGAGAAAGCCCCTAAACCATAAAACATATAACCTCAGCGTCCTCGGCGACCTCTGCGGTAAAATTTTACTTTTCACGAGATCATCAAACTTTGGCAAAAATCAGGATACTCTCTGAATCCCTTACCAATCAGATTGCGGCCGGAGAGGTCATCGAACGTCCGGCCTCGGTGGTGAAAGAACTCATTGAAAACGCCTTAGATGCCCGGGCAAAGCGCATAGAGGTGGAGGTAACGGGCGGCGGACAGCAGCTTATCCGGGTCATAGATAATGGCGAGGGGATGGATCGTGAGGATATCCTCCTTTCTCTGGAACGCCACGCCACCAGCAAGATTGCGACCGATACGGACCTGTTCCACATTAACACCCTGGGATTCAGGGGAGAGGCCCTGCCCAGCATCGCCTCCGTCTCCAGGATGGCACTGATATCCCGTCGCCGCGGTGATATATCCGGGCATCGGGTTATCATCCATTATGGCCGCATAAAAGAAGTCCTGGAAACGGGCTGCCCGGAAGGGACAGTGGTTGAAGTAAGGGATCTCTTCGGCAACCTGCCGGCCCGCCGGAAGTTCCTTAAGTCATACGACACGGAGACCGGACATATCCAGGACGTCGTTGAGCATATAGCGCTTGCCGCCTGCGCCGTGCAATTTATCTTCTCTAATGATGGGCGCGGGGTGTTTACCACTTCATCCGGCGAAAAGCCCGAGGATCGCCTGCAAGCCATATTTCATCTTGACCACAGCAGTAAACTGATCCCGGTGTCAAATGTCCGCGGAGAGATAGCCCTCTCCGGTTATATAGCCGGGCCGGAGATAAACCGGGCCTCTTTACGGTCCCTCTGCATCTTTATCAACGGACGTTTTGTACGTGACCGGATCATCCAGCATGCCGTCCTTGAGGCCTACGAAAGCTTCCTTATGAAGGGACGCTATCCGGTCGGAGCCCTCTACGTAATGCTTCCTCCGGCCGGGGTGGATGTAAATGTGCACCCAACCAAACATGAGGTTCGTTTCAAGGAACCCAAGTTGATACATCAGATAGTCAGTGAAGGCATCCGCGCGGCCATTCTCTCCCGGCAAAAAGCCGGAGGGCCGGGACCGGCCGAGACGCACCGCTCATGGGAACCATATAGAGAACCCTATAAATCTGCCTGCGGCGTGGCTATCCATCAGACACAGGGCCTCTTTTCTGAAGAACCTCTAAAGGTCGGGGGCAGTGTGCAGGAAAAAGCGGCTCCATACACCGGTTCTCTTCCATTGACCCAACCCCCACCTTCTGATTTGCGACTTATCGGCCAGTTGGCCGCAAGCTACCTCCTTTGCCAGTCGGAAGAAGGGCTGATTATCATCGACCAGCATGCCGCTCACGAACGCATCCTTTTTGAGAGTCTCAAAGACAGACTCCGGAAGGGTGGGATTGATAGCCAGCAACTCCTCTTTCCTGTAACCCTTGAACTGGCCCGATCCGAAAGAGAGGCCTTATCCGGCCATCTTGCGGATTTCGCCGCATTGGGGATGGAGATAGCCCCGTTTGGCGGAGAAACCTTTGTTATCCGGGCTGCGCCCGCCATACTCTCCAACCGGGATATAAAGGGATTGGTGGAATCGGCCCTGGCTATCATGGCCACTGCCGGAGGCTCGTTCCTGGACGAAAGACTCCTTAATGATATTCTGGCCCTTATGGCCTGCCACGCCGCCATAAAAGCCGGACAACCGCTGACGGTCGAGGAAATGGAGAGCCTTTTGCAGCAGCTTAACTCCTGTCCCGTTTCTTCAAACTGCCCGCATGGCCGGCCCATCCGGCAGCTCTACACGTACTATGAATTGGAAAAAGGCTTCAAGCGTAAATAAAAAACTGCCGCTGATTATCATTGCCGGGCCGACGGGAGTTGGAAAGACCGGCCTGTCCATTGCGCTGGCCCGGGAGTCCGGCGGTGAGATCATAAATGCCGATTCCATGCAGATTTATAGGCTGATGGACATCGGCACGGCCAAGCCTTCACCAGAGGAAAGAAAACTGGCGCCGCACCATCTCCTGGATATCGTCTATCCGGATGAGGTGTATAATGCCGCCCGCTACCGGCAGGATGCGGAAAGGGTTATCGGGGATATATCCGGGCGGGAGAAATGCGCCTTTGTGGCCGGAGGAACCGGCCTTTATATCAAGGCCCTGACGCGCGGCCTCTTTTATCTTCCGGTTGCAGACGAGACCATACGCCAGACGTTACGGAACGAAATGGAAAAAAACGGCCCGGACCGCCTCTATGCAGAATTGAAAGAGGTAGATCCGGGGACCGCCGAGAAAATCCACAGCCACGATAAGGTGCGCATCCTGCGGGCCATCGAGGTATTCCGCCTGACCGGCAAACCTATTTCAGTTTATCAATCCGAGCATGAATTTAGCGACAGCAAATATGACACGTTAAAAATAGGGCTTGAACTCGAGCGTGATAAGCTTTATGAAAGGATCGAGATTCGCTCACATGAGATGTTGGAGGCGGGCCTGATTGATGAGGTCAAGGGACTTCTTGCGGCCGGTTACGCTAATGACCTCAAACCCATGCAGTCGCTCGGCTATCGGCACGTCATCCGGTATCTCGAAGGTGAATACACCTTTGATGAGATGCTGCGTACCATGATCCGGGACACCAGGCGTTATGCCAAGAGACAGTTGACGTGGTTCAGAGGCGACCCGGAAATAAAGTGGTATGCGCCGTCGGATGCAGATGAAATCGTCCGGCAGGTAAGGTTGTTTTTGCAAAGATCGTAAAAACTTTTTTCACCGCAAAGGCGCAAAGCACGCAGAGAAAAAATGTATTAAGCCCAAATGCCAAAACACTAAGCCAGTGATACTTTTGACATTTTAACTTTGGGCTTGACTTGACATCTGAGCTTTGTCATTTGTCATTTAACTTTGCGTGCTTTGCGTCTTTGCGGTGAGCATATTGTCGGGTGAAACATGCCTTTTGAAGAGGCTTACCAGGAATCGATCTCGTTAGCCAGGAAAACATTGGCCGTGATGGAGCCGGAACCAATCTCCATAAGAACCGGCGGCCGCTGGGAAGGAAACGCCCGGGGCGAAGGGCTCCTCCATCTCACTTTCTGGGCCGGAGAGTGCGCCATCCACTTCCCGGAAGTGGAAATCGAAGTTATCACCGGCCCAAAAACGCTAAAACCAACGGAACAAATCGTTATCCTCCATTACCTGATACACGCCCGGGGAGTTCCGATCACGGGAAACTGGATAACCTTCCGGCAGGTCCCGTCCGGCCAGTTTTACTATGAACCTTTCGTCAAGAGGTGCATTAAGCCTTTCACCGGTTTATTTGGCCGTCACCCGGAGATATTGCGGGAATTTTCCAAGGGGCTGCCTACCCTGTCCTCTATTGGGCTGGGCGACATCTCGCTCGTGTGTCGTCCGCTCCCCAATATCCCCCTAGCCTTTGTACTCTGGCAGGGGGATGACGAATTCCCGGCAGAAGGAAACATCCTCTTTGATGAAACGATCCCTTCCTTCCTCCCTACGGAAGACATAGTGGTGCTTGCCAGTATCCTTACCTATGGTCTTCTCGGCCGGGGGAGGAAACTTCTCGAATAAACCAGGAATTTTGGACGCAGATGAACGCAGATTGACAGGATTTGTAATAATTTAGCTTTTGAAAATACATGATAAAAAGTGCAAAGAAACATATCAAATCTGGAAATCAGGGACTCAGGGAAGTGCAAACCCAAATAAAGCGGGTCTATCTTTTCCTGATTTTCTGAGTTCCAGATTAATAGCCTTTTCTGAATGTAGGACTGTTTAAAACACCTAACGTGTTACAAGGATTTTAAATATAGACAGATAATTTGGGGGGAAATTTTTCTGCGGATATCGGCGAAAATCTGTGTCCTGACAGGGAAAAAAGATGAAAAAGATCATTACTACAAAAGCGGCGCCGGAGGCCATAGGGCCGTATAGTCAGGCGGTCATGGCCGGCGGCCAGTTGTTCATCTCCGGGCAGATCGCCCTTGACCCGGTCACCGGAGAGATGGTCAATGTAGATATAGCCGCCGAGACCGGGCAGATTCTGAAAAATCTTGGGGCGATATTAAGAGCGGCAGGTATGGGCTATGCGGATGTGGTGCAGGCTACTGTCTATCTGAGAGACTTGAATGACTTTGCCGCCATGAATGCCGTCTATGGTGAATTCTTTAAAGACGATCCGCCGGCCCGGGCCACCGTGGAGGTTTCCGGGTTGCCCAAAGACGCGCGGGTAGAGATGGCCTTTATTGCAGTGAAAAATTAATAAGCAATCAGCCGTCAGCATTCAGCGTTCAGCCTTGAGGAGACAATAATGAACGAGACAATGACGCTTGGCCTGGATGACATATTTCCCTTTGACTGCCGGAAGGGCTTGAACTGCTTCAACCGGTGCTGCCGGGATATCAACCTTTTTCTGACTCCTTACGACATAATGCGCCTAAAAAATAATCTGGGACTCTCATCGAGAAAATTCCTGGATACATATACTGCGGCCATCTATATGGAAGAGATCGGCCACCCCCTGGTGGTAATGAAGATGATAGGGGACGAGAAACTCTGCCCGTTTTCCAGTCCGGATGGATGCCGGGTATATCCAGACCGCCCTTGGTCATGCCGCATCTTTCCGCTGGAACCATGTATTGACAAAGCCAGGGACAGCAGACCGGCAACGCCCTTGTATTCAGTAGTTAAGAGGCCATTTTGCCTGGGCTTTAATGAAAAAAATTTTCCTTGGGGAAAGGGGGATACAGGGGGATTGCCAGGAGAAAATAACTTGTTAACCATAAGGAAATGGCGGGAGAGACAAGGGACGGCCGTTTACGAAGAGATGAACGACCTGTGGTCTCAGGTAACCCTTAGCGAGAGGTTTCCCGCCGGCGGTCTGGACAAAACGGGCATACAGATGTTCTTTCTCGCCAGTTACAGCCTGGACGAATTCGCTCAACTGGTGTGCAGACAAGGCTTCCTGGATACATACAACCTTAAGGGCGAAGAGATAAGGCCAGCGTTACAAGACGAACTTTCTCTCTTTAAGTTTGCGTGCAGGTGGCTTCGGGTTGCGTTGCTTGGTGAAAAAATACCACTTATTAGCGACTAGGGCTTAGCGTTTAGTAAAAATAAAGCGCACCCACTTTGTTATTTGTTATGCGCTACAGGCTACGCGCTGCCTTATAGGAGCGACCTCCAGGCGCGACTCAAAGCTGAAAGCTGACTGCTGATAGCTGAACGCTTACCTGGGGTTGATAATCACCATCTCATCCGGTGACGTGGTGATCGCCTCAAGGCCCTCCGGCGTAAGAACGTAGGTATCTTCAACGCCTATGTGCCCCACCCCGGGGAAGATGAGCTTTGGCTCGACGGCAAAAGTCATCCCGGCCTCCAGCCGCAGGGGATTCCGGGCCGAAAAGACCGGCAGCTCATCTACTTCCAACCCTATGCCGTGGCCGATAAACGGCATTCTGGCCTCTCCACAGCCCATAAAGTTGTCCGCATAGCCCAGAGAGGCCGCCTTGTCAGAGGCCCATTCATAGATGCGGCCACAGGTCTCGCCCACCCTTATCTTTTCCCGGAGTCCATAGTGTATCTCAATGACCGCCTCATAAGCCTTTTTCAACTCCTCGGGCAGGAAACCGAGGGCAAACATCCTGGTCTGGTCGGTCATATAACCATTTACACATCCTCCCAGGTCAATGCTAACCGGCTCCCCCACCGAGATAACCTTGCTTGACGCCCCCTGGCTGAAGGCCGGATTGATACCCCTGCCTCCGGTGGCCCCCTTAAAGTAAGAAGGTTCCGCGCCGGACGGCCCGGATAGTATGTGCCCAAAGAAGAGTTCCTGATTCCAGGCCCGCATACGCATAAATCCCTGGTGGCCGGCCCGGCGGAGCCGGTATTCAAGCTCAATGGAAAGTTCCAGTTCGGTCATCCCCGGCCGCAATAAATCCGGCACTTCTTTAATAACGCTGTTCAATTGTCCGGCGGCCTGCCGCAGCCATTCTATCTCCAGGGGAGACTTGAGCATCCGCACCTCGCGAATGGCATGAGCGATGTCTGTTATTTCCACTCCCGGAAATACGTCATTTCTTAAATAAAGATATAGCTTGGCCGGGATGACATCCATTTCCAGGCCCAGAAACCCCGGGACATCATAACCATGCCCGGCTATCGTCTTGGTTATCTCCCGCACACCGCCAAACGGTATGACGTTTTCAAGGGAAGACTCCGCTCTCGCCCGTGCCGGATTGCGCCTGACCATGAGAAGGGGCGCGCCGCTCAGGGGCACAAAAAGATACGCATCCTGCAGCGTGCCGCTAAAATAGTAAAGGTCTGCATTCTGTCTTATGAGGGCCCCAGCGATGCCCAACGTCTGCATCTTTTCCTGGAGCCGCTGTGTGCGGGCCTTTAAGATGTCGCTTTTAAAAACAGGCGTAGCATTCATATAATTGTCACTCTTCCCGGTCTCTATAACTTAATTCTCACTAAGCTGCCCATACGTCAAGGCAAAAATTAGATTTCTTGACATGAAATCCAAATACCCATAATATTCCTATAACCCATCAGGTAAAAATATGTCCAATACAGCACACCCCAAAATTCTGGTTGTAGATGATGACAAGCTCACGCTGGACATCCTGACCAGCATGCTGGAACGAGACGGGTATCAGGTCACGCCGGTCACCAGCGGCAAAGAGGCCCTGGCCAGCCTGGGCCGTGAATTTTATAACCTGATCCTTACCGACCTGGTCATGGATGGCATGGATGGGCTCACCCTGCTTAAAGAGGCCAAAAAAATCTCGCCGGAATCGGTAGTCCTCATGATAACCGGGCATTCCTCCGTTGAAACGGCCGTAAATGCCATGTATGCCGGGGCCATGGACTACATCCTTAAACCCTGTGAACAGGCTGATCTACTCTTTAAGGTGCAACGAGCCTTGGACAGACAACGCCTGGGGAAAATAGCCAAGCAAAAAGAGAAACAAGACGCCCTTCTGGAACTGGTGCGGGGCCTAGCCGACACATTGAACAACAGGATGACCACGGTAGTGGCCCTGGGGGACCTTGCCCTCGGACATCTGCAGCATAGCGAGATAGAGAAGGCCAGAGACCGCTTAAAATCTGCTGTTGAGGCCGCGCTGCGCGTCACGGAAGTAGTCAACGAACTTCTTATGGTTACTTCCTACGTCAAAAAAGAAGGGTTATTTACGGCAGATATTCCCTTTATTTTCTCCTCACTCCGAAAAAAATTTGCGCCCTTCACCATAAAGGTTACCGGTGACGGGCAGGCCCTGTCCGTGAAGGCCTTAGACAATATCTCCCTGGCCTTTGAAAAAATCGTGCAGAATGCCGTTGAGGTCATGCATGGCAAAGGAGGTATCGAGGTTAACATAAACCGGATCAGGGATCAGAACATGGTCGAGATTCGATTTATTGACCAGGGATCGGGGATCACGCGCGAAGATATCTCCAGGGTCTTTCTGCCTTTCTTTACTACAAAAGGGACCCAGTCGCCGGGGCTTGGTTTATGGACAGCTTATCAGATAGTGACCGGGTCAAATGGGACCATCCACATCGAAAGTGAGGCCGGGAAAGGAACAACGGTAATAGTCAGGTTGCTGATAGCCGAGGCTCAAAACTGACATCTTAAGAGGAACACCTCCATGTCTGCCGCTATCACCATAAAGACGACAAATCAGACTGAATTAATAGACATAACCAGACAGGTAGAGCGGGTTTTAAAGGAAAAAGGCGTCCAGAACGGCTTGTGCTGTATCTTTGTGCCCCATACCACCGCCGGGGTTACCATTAATGAAGGGGCGGATCCAGACGTGCAAAAGGACATCCTGGCCGTCCTGAATGAGGTAATACCTTTTCGTTTCCCCTACCGTCACGCTGAGGGCAACTCGCCGGCCCACATAAAGGCCAGTATCATGGGCTCTTCGGTAAAGGTAATTGTAGAATCAGGTAAGTTCTTGCTGGGGACGTGGCAGAGCATCTTTTTCTGCGAATTTGACGGCCCGCGCACTCGAAAGGTTTATGTTAAGGTCATTGAGGGGTAAGTAAGGATTGCAACCTGGTATTAAAGATAGTCGCCTCTATTGAATTTAATGGTCTCAACCGCAATAATAACCCCTGTTTCATTCAGAAGCCTTTTGAGCGGGTCGCCTGAAGGCAATCCCTGGATAACAGGATCAAGCTGTCTGACCTTCTCACCAGCCGAATTAAGCAGGAGACCGGCATCTTTCAGGGTTTTCTTTGGATCAGCAAGGGCCATACGGTATTGATCCAGAAGGGCAATCAATTCCTCTGCCCTGGCCACTCCCCGGAGCCTGGTATCTGTCCCCGGAGCGGCAAGCGCCTCAATAGAAGAAAGCGGCGGCGCATTATTTAGCCCTGCGCTCGCAGGCGTTTGATCTGCCTTCCCCGCAACTTTGGAAAAGACATCCCGAAAGGACGCCCCTTCTATTTTTTTCCCGGGCTGTAACCGGCCGGCCCCGCCAGGCAAATGGGTTACTGTCTCTTTTATCTTCATGGCCCTGCCTCCTTTATTGTTTTATCGGCAGTTAGATAAATAACCTAAAAAGAACGGCTTTTTTTTGTCAACTCCAGGGCCTTATCCAGATATTTTTTTGCCTGGATTTCGTCCCCTTTTATCCGATAGGCCCCGCCCAGATGCCTATAGACCTCAACCAGAAAGATATTGTCTTCATCCGGCGCAATGTCAAGCGCCTCCTCTAAACACCGGAGCGCCTTATCAACCTCTCCCTGACCAAGATAAGCCATGCCCAAGGTATCCAGATAACGATAGCGCCGCTCGAAGATACGCCGAGGCGTAGGGCCGGATAAGCTCACGGCCTTTTCAGCCATTTTTTGCGCTTCATCCGGATGGCGCCCGCCCTGAAGATAAAGATGGGCCAGATTGTTATAAACATCAGGCTGCGCGGGATCAAGGGCTACAGCCTTGTTGTAGGCATCTTCCGCCTCGTTCTCTCGTCCCATCTTTAAGTAGAGGTTCCCGAGGTTAAATTGGGCATTGAAAAAATCCTTCTTTTTCTTTAACGCTTCCCGGTACTCACGTTCGGCTAAGGCATACTCTCCCTTGTTTTCGTAGGAGACACCAAGGTCATTGTGTTCCTCCGCCGTGAGCGGATCGTGAAGAATGACGATTTCCGGCAGTTTTCCGCAGCCCAGGCACAAAAAAATCCAAAATAGTACAAAAGCCCGGAAGATATAGCTACGGCAATTAAAAAGCCTAAATCCCCCCATCCCCCCTTTTCTAAAGGGGGGTGAGGGGGGATTTGGCGAATTTATGTATTTAAATGCCGTTGTAATAATAGAACGCATATCACTCTGTTGTGGCCTTAGAAACAGGCATAATAAGGAGGCAAAGATAATTCATCCGGGCCCAGGCCGATTCCAGCCGTCCGTAAGACCAGAGGGCATCGGCCTCTGTCCCGGTATGGACAATCACCAGCCTCCGCTTTTCACTATACCCCACCGCTACGAGGTAGTGGAGACGCTGATAGACTGAAAAACCCTCATCGATAAGGATAATAACAGGCTCATTACGTTTGATATGCCTTTTGAGGTCGGACAGACTTCCCGGATAGACACGGGTGTAGAATCCCCGGCGGCGGGCAAAATTTTCCAGGTCGGATAGCAATGTGCCCTCCAGCTCCGGAGAAAAAATATCCCCGGCAATTGCCTCCTCACTGATTGGATCCCCATAATAGTGAAGGACGCCGGCCAGGGCCGCCGTCCCGCAACGCTTATCTTTTTGATAAATAAAAGGAACGGAAGAGATGTAGTAACCTCGTTCCTCTCCGCTTGTAATTGCCTCGATAATCTGGAGACGTGTAGTTATGCGGCTGCAGGAGGTTGCCAGAAAAACCTGTAGAACGACGGCAAGCAATCCTATATTCCTGCGCCAGGCCACGGAAAGGAACGGGGTCACGATGGCGCTATCTTATGATAATCCTTTTATCCAGAAGCTTGATAATTACTATGACCAGAATAATGATGAATAATACGCCGATGACCGTGCCTACCCCATCACCGCCGGCGGTGATGCGATCAGAAAGCGAAGCCAGGTGATGAATCTGTTCATCAGTCATCGAAGATAGCTTGCCTGAGACCTCATCCGGGCTCAGGCCAAAATCCTTTAGCTTCTGCGCGGCTATCTTGTTCTCCAGGACCTGCCTGACCTTAGCCAGTTCTGCCTCCCGCGCCAGAGATGCCCCCGGGCTGCTCAGAATGGAGCCAGAAAGGGCGGCCGTAGCTAAAGACGGAAACAGGAGAAAGGCTGTAAACCAGACGGTTACCGAGAACACCAGTAATGGATTTTTAAAACCATTTAAGCTCAATTTCGTACCCATGTCGTATCCCCCCCGCAAACCGGTAAGCCAAAATGAAGACGGCAAAATTTGACAGCTATCTTATTCATCCTGTCCCTGATGTCAACAACTTTTCCACGCCATAACAAATCTCCCCAAATTCGCAGTTCAGCATTTTTTGCCTAAAAAAAGGGTAATACCTGCCTCGTCTAAAAGTCCGGTTCTCGGATACTCCATCGACTCCACCTGCCCCGGTGGCTGCAAAAGGGTCGAGTATAATCTTTCCACTTTGAATCCGGCTGCAATCAGCAACCCTTCCACCTCAGTAGAAGCATAAAAAGTGGCATATCTATATAAGGGGTGTCCGGCCTGCTTCTTTTCCGCATAGAGCTTGCCCCATGCGCTGTTTTTATTAATGCAGGCGGTGACTATCCGTCCCCCCGGCCTCAAAATCCGCCCGCATTCTTTAAATAAATTCAAGGGACGTTGTACAAAACACAATGCAAAAAGGATAAAGACGGCGGTAAGGGTCTCACTCCGGAAAGGAATAGCCTCCCCCATGGCCCGGACGGATATAACTCCCTTGGCCTTGGCCAGATTAAGCATAGTCATGGAAGGGTCAATTCCAAACTCAACCCCTAAGGCTGCGGCAAAACGGCCGCTTCCCGTTCCCACTTCTAACGACGGCCTACCCGGGGAAGGGCAGACGCATCTTATCGCCTCCAGCTCTATAGCAAAAAGGAGCGGCTCCTTTTCATACCAGGCATCATATTCACGAGCCAAGGCATCAAACGCCGTAGCGGCCTCTCGCGTCATCCGATCACCATACAAAATGCCGACACGGGGAAAACATCATTTGCTCATCGAAATTATCTTATCAATCAGCTCCTTAAATGCCTTCGCCGCAACGCCATTATCCGTATTTAGCACATAAGGTTTGCCGGCATCGCCTGCCGTCACTACCGCCGGATCAATGGGTATTTTGCCTAAAAACGGTATCCCCATATCACGGGCCGTTCTCTCACCGCCGCCGCTCTTAAACAACGAGATTTCATGCCCGCACTGCGGACATTTTTGTCCGCTCATATTCTCCACAATACCCAGTATCTCCAGCTTTACCTCACGGCAAAAATTTATGGATTTACGGACATCGGCCAAAGAGACCTCCTGCGGAGTGGTCACAATCACTGCCCGGGCCTCCGGGATAGTCTGGGCCACAGTCAACGGTTCATCCCCTGTCCCCGGAGGAGCATCGACAATCAGATAATCCATCTCACCCCATTCCACATCCGATAAAAATTGACGAATTGCCGAAATTTTTACCGGGCCGCGCCAAATTACGGCCTGATCCTTATCGCTCATCACTGATTCGATCGAAATAATCCCGAGGTTATTCGAATACCGTACCGGCCCAACCCGATGTCCCGGAAGATTCTCCGGTTGCCCGGTAACCCCAAGCATCCGTGGAATATTCGGCCCATGCAGGTCAACATCCATCAGGCCTACTTTATACCCGGACTGGCTCAAGCCAACCGCCAGATTCGTGGCCACCGTGCTTTTGCCCACGCCGCCTTTGCCGCTCATGACCAGCAGGATATTTTTAATCTTACCCAGCGAGTCTCTTATCATCTCGTCTTGAACCGCCAGAGCCGCATCCCGCGCGTTATCACAACTGCAACTTTTTCCGTTTTCCTCTGCCATACTTTTCCCTTTCGTCTGTTATTC
Protein-coding sequences here:
- a CDS encoding DUF3786 domain-containing protein; its protein translation is MPFEEAYQESISLARKTLAVMEPEPISIRTGGRWEGNARGEGLLHLTFWAGECAIHFPEVEIEVITGPKTLKPTEQIVILHYLIHARGVPITGNWITFRQVPSGQFYYEPFVKRCIKPFTGLFGRHPEILREFSKGLPTLSSIGLGDISLVCRPLPNIPLAFVLWQGDDEFPAEGNILFDETIPSFLPTEDIVVLASILTYGLLGRGRKLLE
- the miaA gene encoding tRNA (adenosine(37)-N6)-dimethylallyltransferase MiaA, whose protein sequence is MNWKKASSVNKKLPLIIIAGPTGVGKTGLSIALARESGGEIINADSMQIYRLMDIGTAKPSPEERKLAPHHLLDIVYPDEVYNAARYRQDAERVIGDISGREKCAFVAGGTGLYIKALTRGLFYLPVADETIRQTLRNEMEKNGPDRLYAELKEVDPGTAEKIHSHDKVRILRAIEVFRLTGKPISVYQSEHEFSDSKYDTLKIGLELERDKLYERIEIRSHEMLEAGLIDEVKGLLAAGYANDLKPMQSLGYRHVIRYLEGEYTFDEMLRTMIRDTRRYAKRQLTWFRGDPEIKWYAPSDADEIVRQVRLFLQRS
- a CDS encoding RidA family protein translates to MKKIITTKAAPEAIGPYSQAVMAGGQLFISGQIALDPVTGEMVNVDIAAETGQILKNLGAILRAAGMGYADVVQATVYLRDLNDFAAMNAVYGEFFKDDPPARATVEVSGLPKDARVEMAFIAVKN
- the mutL gene encoding DNA mismatch repair endonuclease MutL, coding for MAKIRILSESLTNQIAAGEVIERPASVVKELIENALDARAKRIEVEVTGGGQQLIRVIDNGEGMDREDILLSLERHATSKIATDTDLFHINTLGFRGEALPSIASVSRMALISRRRGDISGHRVIIHYGRIKEVLETGCPEGTVVEVRDLFGNLPARRKFLKSYDTETGHIQDVVEHIALAACAVQFIFSNDGRGVFTTSSGEKPEDRLQAIFHLDHSSKLIPVSNVRGEIALSGYIAGPEINRASLRSLCIFINGRFVRDRIIQHAVLEAYESFLMKGRYPVGALYVMLPPAGVDVNVHPTKHEVRFKEPKLIHQIVSEGIRAAILSRQKAGGPGPAETHRSWEPYREPYKSACGVAIHQTQGLFSEEPLKVGGSVQEKAAPYTGSLPLTQPPPSDLRLIGQLAASYLLCQSEEGLIIIDQHAAHERILFESLKDRLRKGGIDSQQLLFPVTLELARSEREALSGHLADFAALGMEIAPFGGETFVIRAAPAILSNRDIKGLVESALAIMATAGGSFLDERLLNDILALMACHAAIKAGQPLTVEEMESLLQQLNSCPVSSNCPHGRPIRQLYTYYELEKGFKRK
- a CDS encoding M23 family metallopeptidase produces the protein MLKSRFPITVFGLLIFFLILAVAALKFEFFKPEVRIAPDVNRVGTEKTITITAKDRLSGLREIEVTLLQGGKKVEMARQSFPRGGLLLRGNVKRHSTPVTLRPLGAGLVNGEAVLRVSVRDYSWWGWFSGNRRIIDKKVSIDSRPPDVYALSTAHNINLGGSGLVVYQAENDVPVSGVYVGRKFYRGYPKPEGPKGVYVAYFALPWDAPADVPLYLAARDEAGNTARVPFTYRIKTRRFRADNIALSPAFLQTKMPELMQHYPDLKGSHEEVFVQVNHKIRVENDRKVAEICSRSEAGPLWTGAFLRMQNAAPMGLFADQRIYTYNGQEIDRAVHLGIDLASNERAPIQAANTGKIIFTGYLGIYGNTVIMDHGQGIFSLYAHLSSINVAPGQMVEKGMVLGCSGSTGLAGGDHLHFSMLVGGTFVNPVEWWDEHWIQDNVTLKLSN
- a CDS encoding YkgJ family cysteine cluster protein; the encoded protein is MNETMTLGLDDIFPFDCRKGLNCFNRCCRDINLFLTPYDIMRLKNNLGLSSRKFLDTYTAAIYMEEIGHPLVVMKMIGDEKLCPFSSPDGCRVYPDRPWSCRIFPLEPCIDKARDSRPATPLYSVVKRPFCLGFNEKNFPWGKGDTGGLPGENNLLTIRKWRERQGTAVYEEMNDLWSQVTLSERFPAGGLDKTGIQMFFLASYSLDEFAQLVCRQGFLDTYNLKGEEIRPALQDELSLFKFACRWLRVALLGEKIPLISD